A genomic region of Rhodohalobacter sp. 614A contains the following coding sequences:
- a CDS encoding isochorismate synthase, giving the protein MDFDNSESIIPTTFIESLESPAFTDFLRSVNQKEAPLLSITLPIAGIDPLAALELNPDYDEKFYWAHPVNSISISAAGKVRELKATGKNRFDEITEQTVQIKDEIQAYTAIQHSMAGPLFLGGYSFNDHNIGQVWKKFGAARFVLPEWMLVEIGNLHLLTLAIEKDNRPADDIYQEIISKITDFINLAGRLQHSEQEEKTQSNILCTLQEPEDRKRWFSKVEKAKHLIQQKKFEKIVLARSVSFQSKRTLVPTVLAHKLRQKYPACYNFLIQRDPETSFIGASPERLASFNNGVFLTEGLAGSISRGKSAMEDASLAHTLLNSSKDREEHRFVVQAIDDNLKPFSDKVDHPKQPQIKKLQNVQHLFTPIRASIKEGVEIHELVQQLHPTPAVGGYPRVDSVPYIQQIEQIDRGWYSAPVGWFNLKGSGEFAVAIRSALLNNNKAELFAGCGIVSDSDPEKEWKETLLKFVPLMDALNQLDKNYE; this is encoded by the coding sequence ATGGATTTTGATAACTCGGAAAGCATTATTCCAACCACTTTTATAGAGTCGCTTGAGTCGCCTGCATTTACGGATTTTCTACGATCTGTAAACCAAAAGGAAGCTCCCCTTCTATCCATTACACTGCCAATTGCCGGGATTGATCCGCTCGCAGCGCTTGAACTGAATCCCGATTACGATGAGAAGTTTTACTGGGCTCACCCCGTAAATTCTATTTCCATTTCAGCGGCGGGAAAAGTGCGGGAATTAAAAGCGACCGGGAAAAACCGGTTTGATGAGATTACTGAACAGACCGTTCAGATTAAGGATGAAATTCAGGCATATACGGCCATTCAGCACTCCATGGCCGGCCCTTTATTTCTGGGAGGTTATTCATTTAATGATCATAACATCGGGCAAGTTTGGAAAAAATTTGGTGCCGCGCGATTTGTACTTCCCGAATGGATGTTGGTTGAAATCGGTAATCTTCACCTTCTCACTCTTGCTATTGAAAAGGATAACCGACCGGCCGATGATATCTACCAGGAAATTATTTCCAAAATTACGGATTTCATAAACCTTGCGGGACGATTACAACATTCTGAACAGGAAGAAAAAACGCAATCGAATATTCTTTGTACTCTGCAAGAACCGGAAGACAGGAAACGCTGGTTCTCAAAAGTGGAGAAAGCCAAACATCTGATTCAACAGAAAAAGTTTGAAAAGATAGTACTGGCCCGATCGGTATCATTTCAGTCAAAACGGACGCTGGTGCCAACTGTGCTGGCGCATAAATTACGCCAGAAATATCCGGCCTGTTATAACTTTCTTATTCAGCGGGATCCTGAGACTTCATTTATCGGCGCTTCCCCCGAACGATTGGCGTCGTTCAATAATGGCGTATTCTTAACGGAAGGATTGGCCGGAAGTATCTCCCGGGGAAAAAGTGCCATGGAAGATGCATCACTTGCCCATACACTTTTAAATAGTTCGAAAGACCGTGAAGAACATCGCTTTGTGGTACAGGCAATTGATGACAATCTGAAACCATTCAGCGATAAAGTGGACCATCCGAAACAGCCTCAGATTAAGAAATTACAGAATGTACAGCATCTGTTTACACCCATTCGGGCGTCCATAAAAGAAGGCGTTGAAATCCACGAACTTGTACAGCAGCTTCATCCGACACCGGCTGTTGGCGGTTATCCCAGAGTAGATTCCGTCCCCTACATCCAGCAGATTGAACAGATTGATCGGGGCTGGTACTCGGCTCCTGTGGGTTGGTTTAATTTGAAAGGATCCGGAGAATTTGCAGTAGCCATTCGCAGCGCTCTTCTAAACAACAATAAAGCAGAACTTTTTGCCGGTTGCGGAATTGTCTCAGACTCAGACCCGGAAAAAGAATGGAAAGAGACATTGTTGAAATTTGTACCGTTGATGGATGCCCTGAATCAGCTTGACAAGAATTATGAATGA
- the menH gene encoding 2-succinyl-6-hydroxy-2,4-cyclohexadiene-1-carboxylate synthase, translated as MQFYTDSFYYHVTLHQSKSSLPYLLMLHGFMGNSHVFDSLMDELKSFCNPITIDLAGHGQTQSPTDPDFYTADRQVHQVTSIIRRLNFENLYLYGYSMGGRLAFQILASHSKLFSGAFIESSHCGIQSDEERLSRQILDEKRAQQIESGFENFIEDWINLPLFQHTPENLKAVYENIMKQQNPEQLAASLRGFGAGMMPEICDQISNLNLPLTLIAGELDHKYVTIMTKLSSQFKSADLHIAEKAGHRVHTDQPKKLIQILKNTIT; from the coding sequence ATGCAGTTTTACACAGATTCATTCTACTACCATGTAACTTTACATCAGTCCAAAAGCTCTCTCCCATACCTTTTGATGCTTCATGGTTTTATGGGAAATAGCCACGTTTTTGACTCTTTGATGGATGAACTGAAATCGTTCTGCAATCCAATTACGATAGATTTGGCCGGTCATGGGCAAACACAATCGCCGACCGATCCTGATTTTTATACTGCTGATCGGCAAGTTCATCAGGTCACGTCAATTATCAGAAGATTGAATTTTGAGAATCTTTACCTATATGGATACAGCATGGGCGGGCGACTGGCTTTCCAGATTTTAGCATCACATTCCAAACTCTTTTCCGGGGCTTTTATCGAAAGCTCTCATTGTGGAATCCAATCAGATGAGGAACGGTTATCGCGTCAGATTTTGGATGAAAAACGCGCTCAACAGATTGAATCCGGCTTTGAAAATTTTATTGAAGATTGGATCAACTTGCCTCTTTTTCAGCACACACCTGAAAATCTAAAAGCTGTTTACGAGAATATTATGAAGCAACAAAATCCGGAACAACTGGCTGCATCTCTTCGTGGATTTGGCGCTGGAATGATGCCAGAGATATGCGATCAGATTTCAAATCTCAACCTTCCATTAACTTTAATCGCCGGAGAACTGGATCACAAATATGTGACTATAATGACAAAACTGTCCAGCCAATTTAAATCCGCTGATCTCCATATTGCCGAAAAAGCCGGACACAGAGTTCATACAGATCAACCCAAAAAACTCATTCAAATTTTAAAAAATACAATCACTTGA
- a CDS encoding DUF3467 domain-containing protein, whose amino-acid sequence MDSMNPKKPKKGQNIEIELKDEEATGTYSNLVMITHSPSEFVFDFISMMPAVKKAKVVKRLVLTPDHAKRLANALNENIRKYETEHGPIATKEKFDMPFNYRGPKPEA is encoded by the coding sequence ATGGACTCAATGAATCCAAAGAAACCCAAAAAGGGACAAAACATAGAAATTGAACTGAAAGATGAAGAGGCTACAGGAACGTATTCCAATTTGGTGATGATCACACATTCGCCATCGGAGTTTGTTTTTGATTTTATTTCTATGATGCCGGCTGTGAAAAAGGCGAAAGTTGTAAAACGCCTGGTATTAACACCCGATCATGCCAAACGGCTTGCAAACGCCCTGAATGAAAATATTCGAAAATACGAGACTGAACACGGGCCCATCGCTACAAAGGAGAAGTTTGACATGCCGTTTAACTATCGGGGGCCAAAACCGGAGGCTTGA
- a CDS encoding PLP-dependent cysteine synthase family protein — MKQKYFMIQNSILESIGNTPLVRLRKVTENVKATVAAKVEYLNPGQSVKDRIAIKMIDDAEEKGLIKPGGTIIEGTSGNTGMGLALVAAVRGYKCIFTTTDKQSKEKIDLLRALGAKVEVCPTDVDPEDPQSYYSVAKRLSEEIPNSYYPNQYENLSNTQAHYETTGPEIWEQTEGKITHYACGMGTGGTITGVAKFLKEKNPDIKVIGLDSFGSVYKHYFETGEFNKDVIHPYKTEGIGEDIIPGNIDFDYIDDVVQVSDKQAFLMTRNLATQEGLFVGGSCGAAVFGALEYAKKENLKSTDLMVIILPDSGTRYISKIYNDDWMRENNYIE; from the coding sequence ATGAAACAGAAGTACTTTATGATACAGAATTCCATACTTGAGTCTATTGGCAATACCCCCCTTGTGCGGTTAAGAAAAGTGACGGAAAACGTGAAAGCTACTGTCGCCGCAAAGGTTGAATACCTGAATCCCGGACAAAGCGTAAAAGACAGAATTGCCATCAAAATGATTGATGACGCTGAAGAAAAAGGATTGATTAAGCCGGGCGGAACCATAATAGAAGGAACCTCGGGAAATACCGGGATGGGACTGGCACTTGTGGCCGCCGTTCGCGGATACAAATGTATTTTTACCACAACTGATAAACAGAGTAAAGAAAAAATTGATTTGCTTCGGGCATTGGGTGCAAAAGTGGAGGTTTGTCCTACAGATGTAGATCCGGAAGATCCCCAAAGTTATTATTCGGTTGCCAAGCGCCTTAGTGAAGAAATTCCGAATTCGTACTATCCCAATCAGTATGAAAACTTAAGCAACACGCAGGCACACTATGAAACCACGGGGCCTGAAATTTGGGAACAGACCGAAGGCAAGATTACACACTATGCGTGCGGAATGGGAACCGGAGGAACCATCACGGGAGTAGCCAAATTTCTAAAAGAGAAAAACCCCGATATCAAAGTGATTGGACTGGACAGTTTCGGATCGGTATACAAGCACTATTTTGAAACCGGTGAGTTCAACAAAGATGTTATCCATCCCTACAAAACGGAAGGGATTGGGGAAGATATCATCCCGGGAAATATTGATTTCGACTATATTGATGATGTTGTGCAGGTGAGTGATAAACAGGCGTTTCTGATGACCCGAAACCTCGCTACACAAGAAGGTTTATTTGTAGGAGGATCTTGCGGAGCTGCCGTTTTCGGGGCATTGGAATATGCAAAAAAAGAGAATCTGAAAAGCACCGATCTAATGGTTATCATTCTCCCGGACAGCGGAACGCGCTATATCTCTAAAATCTACAATGATGATTGGATGCGCGAGAATAATTATATCGAGTAA
- a CDS encoding DUF4290 domain-containing protein encodes MFLEQEKPKDYDCGYNLDLMIAAIPRIDDIDERIKYAKRVVGLIKQSHPNWVEENGQSKLAWDYFFELADYNPRDYDIENPFENGTVDDAE; translated from the coding sequence ATGTTTTTAGAACAAGAAAAACCAAAAGACTATGACTGCGGATACAATCTCGACCTGATGATTGCCGCTATTCCCAGGATTGACGACATCGACGAACGCATTAAATATGCGAAGCGTGTTGTTGGCCTTATCAAACAAAGCCACCCCAACTGGGTTGAAGAAAACGGACAAAGTAAATTGGCTTGGGATTACTTTTTTGAGCTCGCCGATTACAACCCCAGAGATTACGACATCGAAAATCCGTTTGAAAACGGAACCGTTGATGATGCCGAATAG
- the menD gene encoding 2-succinyl-5-enolpyruvyl-6-hydroxy-3-cyclohexene-1-carboxylic-acid synthase, with translation MNESLTWSLTLLSSLYDSGVRHAVISPGSRSTPLTLAASIHPGIQKKVVLDERSAAFIALGIGKSTGFPAVLICTSGTAVTNYYPAVIEAKESGVPLIVLSADRPPNLRNLGSSQTIDQLKIFGNQTVFFHEAGEPSGEKSDLKRIAYAGKQAIDFSIDRGGAAHINLAFRKPLEPDVDFFNQEKERLSKFSFDTEPERFSNACEITPNQKILDFIEASGKPLIIAGPANPAHALTQQIDSISNHLNAPVLAEPGSQVSNEQKNRINHFDLFTRDREIRKSLQPDLILRFGDQPFSSSLLWMLEEWNDIPVIHLSARKSPQDHAISVSHTIYCQKIDSINLDRIQPKTEIDWLEKWRRYQQKAGSILQRRVRKTDSLTDGHIFSYFSEQLLNDWNVMLSNSLPARDMLTFGHVHPNQFVNRGAAGIDGILSTAIGIHFSSNIPTCCLIGDLAFLHDSNALYTLQQVEDRPFVVIVVNNQGGNIFKMLPVYRNEKKAAPGEIFQSYFETPQKTDISHLAKASGIHYQKIDSLSSLNKVKLDEFEEATIIECVTDRQASMNLRIGLLTS, from the coding sequence ATGAATGAATCACTGACCTGGAGCCTGACGCTTCTCTCCTCTTTGTATGATTCAGGTGTTCGGCACGCCGTTATTTCTCCCGGTTCCCGTTCCACGCCTCTCACTCTTGCCGCATCCATTCACCCCGGCATTCAGAAAAAAGTTGTACTTGATGAACGGTCAGCGGCATTTATTGCACTCGGAATAGGTAAGTCTACAGGATTTCCAGCCGTTTTGATTTGCACTTCCGGCACGGCAGTTACCAACTATTATCCGGCTGTTATTGAAGCGAAGGAATCCGGTGTGCCATTGATTGTCTTATCGGCAGACCGCCCGCCCAATCTCCGAAATCTTGGAAGTTCTCAAACCATTGACCAGTTGAAGATCTTTGGGAATCAAACGGTTTTCTTCCATGAAGCCGGAGAACCTTCGGGTGAAAAATCTGATCTGAAGAGAATCGCTTATGCGGGAAAACAGGCTATTGATTTTTCTATCGACAGAGGCGGTGCGGCACATATCAATCTGGCATTTCGAAAGCCACTTGAACCGGATGTTGATTTCTTCAATCAGGAAAAGGAAAGGCTTTCAAAATTTTCTTTTGATACAGAGCCTGAACGGTTTTCAAATGCGTGTGAGATTACACCGAATCAAAAAATACTGGACTTTATTGAGGCATCAGGAAAACCGTTGATTATAGCTGGGCCGGCCAATCCGGCTCATGCTTTGACTCAACAAATTGATTCCATCTCCAATCATTTGAACGCACCGGTTCTTGCTGAGCCCGGAAGTCAGGTCAGCAATGAGCAAAAAAACCGGATCAATCATTTCGACCTGTTTACACGCGATCGGGAGATTCGTAAGAGCCTTCAACCGGATTTAATTCTTCGTTTTGGTGACCAGCCATTTTCAAGTTCTTTGCTTTGGATGTTGGAAGAATGGAATGATATTCCTGTAATTCATCTCTCGGCAAGAAAGAGTCCTCAGGATCATGCAATATCTGTTTCTCATACCATCTATTGTCAAAAAATTGACTCCATTAACCTGGATCGCATTCAGCCAAAAACCGAAATCGACTGGCTTGAAAAATGGCGCCGATATCAACAAAAAGCTGGTTCTATTTTACAACGTCGGGTAAGAAAAACGGATTCTCTAACCGACGGACATATTTTCAGTTACTTTTCAGAACAGCTTTTAAATGATTGGAATGTCATGTTATCCAACTCGCTCCCAGCCAGAGATATGTTGACCTTTGGTCACGTTCATCCGAATCAATTTGTTAATCGTGGAGCGGCGGGAATTGACGGTATTTTATCAACTGCAATTGGCATCCATTTCTCCTCAAACATTCCAACATGCTGCCTGATTGGGGATCTGGCATTCTTACATGACAGCAATGCGCTGTACACGCTTCAACAAGTAGAAGATCGCCCTTTTGTGGTCATTGTAGTTAACAATCAGGGCGGTAACATTTTCAAGATGCTGCCTGTTTACAGGAACGAAAAAAAAGCCGCGCCGGGGGAAATTTTTCAATCCTATTTTGAAACACCTCAGAAGACGGATATTTCCCATCTCGCAAAAGCTTCCGGGATCCACTATCAAAAAATTGATTCTCTTTCTTCGCTGAATAAAGTAAAACTGGATGAATTTGAAGAGGCTACCATCATTGAATGTGTCACCGACAGGCAGGCCAGCATGAATCTTCGAATTGGCCTCCTGACTTCGTAA
- a CDS encoding 1,4-dihydroxy-2-naphthoyl-CoA synthase has protein sequence MADWKTVKDFEDITYKKREGVARIAFNRPEVRNAFRPKTLFELEEAFIDAREDTSIGVILLSGEGPAKDGVFSFCSGGDQKVRGARGYEGGDGVQRLNVLDIQRIIRFMSKVVICVVPGWAVGGGHSLHVTCDLTLASKEHAIFKQTDADVASFDGGFGSALLARQVGQKRAREIFFLGRNYSAQEAFEMGMVNDVVPHDELEETAFEWAQEILGKSPTAIRMIKFAFNLVDDGIVGQQVFSGEATRLAYMTEEAKEGRDAFLEKRKPNWGKFPWVE, from the coding sequence ATGGCAGACTGGAAAACAGTAAAAGATTTTGAAGATATCACCTATAAAAAAAGAGAAGGCGTTGCGCGGATTGCTTTTAATCGTCCCGAAGTGCGGAATGCTTTTCGGCCAAAAACTTTATTTGAACTTGAAGAAGCCTTCATCGATGCCCGTGAAGATACCTCGATCGGTGTGATATTACTTTCAGGCGAAGGACCTGCCAAGGATGGTGTTTTCTCTTTCTGTTCCGGTGGCGATCAAAAAGTACGCGGCGCACGTGGCTATGAAGGCGGCGATGGCGTTCAACGGCTCAACGTTTTGGATATCCAACGCATCATTCGGTTTATGAGTAAAGTGGTCATCTGTGTGGTTCCGGGCTGGGCTGTCGGTGGCGGACACAGTCTGCACGTTACCTGCGATCTCACCTTAGCCAGTAAAGAACACGCCATCTTTAAACAAACGGATGCCGATGTGGCCAGCTTCGACGGTGGGTTTGGATCAGCACTTCTCGCCCGGCAAGTAGGACAAAAACGCGCCCGTGAAATCTTTTTCCTCGGCCGAAATTATTCTGCACAAGAAGCATTTGAGATGGGAATGGTTAATGACGTGGTTCCTCACGATGAATTGGAAGAAACCGCATTTGAATGGGCTCAGGAAATTCTCGGAAAAAGTCCAACCGCCATTCGAATGATTAAATTTGCCTTCAATTTAGTGGATGACGGAATTGTGGGACAGCAGGTATTCTCAGGTGAAGCAACCCGACTCGCTTACATGACCGAAGAAGCCAAAGAAGGACGCGATGCATTTCTCGAAAAACGAAAGCCGAATTGGGGCAAGTTTCCGTGGGTTGAATAA